A part of Salvelinus alpinus chromosome 5, SLU_Salpinus.1, whole genome shotgun sequence genomic DNA contains:
- the LOC139576123 gene encoding C-type lectin domain family 18 member A-like, whose translation MGSLTGPSCLLLFFMVTLQTPYSTHANRIITEKPSRADSSESGLGLKEHFLIVTQHNRLRSWVTPMAANMQKMDWSEKLVKLAQERAKSCHTNPAPQDQPLRHIGWNTHHSAHATSSFAEVIDSWFEEGRDYMYLSGQCRENATCQHYTQLVWATSSNVGCARQLCLRGDALWELFVCAYSPGGNWEVNGRLVVPYVAGFSCSLCTSSMSGCFRLWDHVGGLCETPRNPCRMSCGQHGRLNISSCQCHCGPRFTGRFCQVRCSVKCVHGRYKEEECSCKCDVGYGGAECAEKQQFPFHSCDVRIDGECFMVSPEVDTYYGAKTRCQERGGILAQIHNQKVQDMLAFYLSQLETSNEVTDPDFETRNFWIGLTYKPLKDSFRWDSGEIPTYSSFAFGQPDNQGFGNCVELQASSAFNWNDQRCKTRNRYICQYGPEHIALWEVGR comes from the exons ATGGGGTCTCTAACTGGTCCCTCGTGTCTGCTTCTGTTTTTCATGGTGACCCTCCAGACCCCGTACAGCACCCACGCGAATAGGATAATCACGGAGAAACCGAGCCGCGCTGATTCATCTGAGAGCG GGCTTGGGTTGAAGGAGCATTTTCTGATTGTTACACAGCACAATAGGCTGCGCAGCTGGGTCACCCCCATGGCCGCTAACATGCAAAAAATG GACTGGAGTGAGAAGCTGGTCAAACTTGCCCAGGAGAGGGCGAAATCCTGCCACACAAATCCCGCTCCTCAGGACCAACCGCTCCGCCACATTGGCTGGAACACCCATCATTCAGCTCATGCCACCAGCTCATTTGCTGAGGTCATTGACTCATGGTTCGAGGAAGGGCGGGACTACATGTACCTGAGTGGGCAATGCagagagaatgctacctgccaaCACTACACACAG ttGGTGTGGGCCACCTCCAGTAATGTGGGCTGTGCCAGACAGTTGTGTCTGAGGGGTGATGCTCTCTGGGAGCTATTTGTCTGTGCATACTCCCCTGG GGGTAACTGGGAGGTGAATGGGAGGTTGGTGGTGCCCTATGTGGCTggtttctcctgttctctctgcacCTCTTCCATGTCAGGCTGCTTCAGACTGTGGGACCATGTGGGAGGACTGTGTG AGACCCCCAGGAACCCATGTCGTATGAGCTGTGGGCAGCATGGTCGTCTGAACATCTCCTCCTGCCAGTGTCATTGTGGACCTAGGTTCACCGGACGATTCTGTCAGG tgcgcTGCAGTGTGAAGTGTGTGCACGGCCGCTACAAGGAAGAGGAGTGCTCCTGCAAGTGTGATGTTGGTTATGGGGGTGCTGAGTGTGCAG AGAAGCAGCAGTTTCCCTTCCACAGCTGTGATGTGAGGATAGATGGAGAGTGCTTCATGGTGTCTCCAGAGGTCGACACCTACTATGGAGCCAAGACCCGCTGTCAg gagcGAGGGGGGATTCTGGCCCAGATCCACAACCAGAAGGTTCAGGACATGCTGGCATTTTACCTCAGCCAGCTGGAGACCAGCAACGAGGTCACAGACCCCGACTTTGAGACACGCAACTTCTGGATCG GGCTGACATATAAACCTCTGAAGGACTCTTTCCGCTGGGACTCAGGAGAAATCCCCACATACAGCAGCTTCGCCTTTGGACAGCCTGACAACCAGGG CTTTGGGAACTGTGTGGAGCTGCAGGCTTCCAGCGCCTTCAACTGGAACGACCAGCGCTGTAAAACACGCAACCGATACATCTGCCAGTACG GTCCAGAGCACATTGCCCTGTGGGAAGTTGGCCGGTGA